A portion of the Calothrix sp. 336/3 genome contains these proteins:
- a CDS encoding photosystem II high light acclimation radical SAM protein gives MANKTTIMENRILYVRLPCNPIFPIGVVYLSDHVHKQFPEIEQKIFDLGTVPPLDYAQALDKCIDEFKPTLLVYSWRDIQIYAPVGGRGGNPLQYTFEFFYSRNPLLKIKGAMGLLKIASGYYGELWRNMNLLKRGIKRAQRYNPQARVIVGGGAVSVFYEQLAKNLPQGTIVSVGEGETLLTKFLSGQDFRDERCYVVGEAQPRERLIHEQPTPLEKTACNYDYIETIWSEFNYYLQDTDFYIGVQTKRGCPHNCCYCVYTVVEGKQVRINPADEVVAEIRQLYDRGVRNFWFTDAQFIPARKFMDDAVELLQKIVDSGMTDINWAAYIRADNLTPELCDLMVQTGMNYFEIGITSGSQELVRKMRMGYNLRTVLQNCRDLKASGFNDLVSVNYSFNVIDERPETIRQTIAYHRELERIFGADKVEPAIFFIGLQPHTHLEEFAFKENILKPGYDPMNVTPWTVQKMLWNPEPLGSFFGEVCLLAWQRNPNDFGREVMNILEERLGCAQLEEALTAPIEVKTKQLAGVV, from the coding sequence ATGGCAAACAAGACAACTATTATGGAAAATCGAATTCTTTACGTTCGCCTTCCTTGTAACCCCATCTTTCCCATTGGGGTTGTCTACCTGTCGGATCATGTGCATAAACAGTTCCCAGAAATTGAGCAGAAAATTTTTGACTTGGGAACAGTACCCCCCCTTGATTATGCACAGGCATTAGATAAATGTATTGATGAATTTAAGCCGACGCTATTAGTTTATTCCTGGCGGGATATTCAAATATATGCTCCCGTGGGTGGACGTGGTGGCAATCCATTACAATATACCTTTGAGTTTTTCTACTCTCGCAACCCCTTGTTGAAAATTAAAGGGGCGATGGGTTTGCTAAAAATCGCATCGGGATACTACGGCGAACTTTGGCGGAATATGAATTTACTCAAGCGTGGTATTAAGCGCGCTCAACGCTACAATCCCCAAGCTCGCGTCATCGTGGGTGGTGGAGCTGTCAGCGTTTTCTACGAGCAGTTAGCTAAAAATTTACCCCAGGGGACAATTGTTTCCGTGGGTGAAGGGGAAACCCTGTTGACAAAATTCCTGAGTGGGCAAGATTTTCGAGATGAGCGTTGTTATGTCGTCGGAGAAGCTCAACCTAGGGAGCGTTTAATCCACGAACAACCCACACCCCTAGAGAAAACTGCTTGTAACTACGACTACATCGAAACTATTTGGTCAGAATTCAATTATTATCTGCAAGATACTGACTTTTACATCGGTGTACAGACAAAACGGGGTTGTCCCCATAACTGTTGTTACTGTGTTTACACGGTTGTCGAAGGTAAGCAAGTACGCATCAATCCGGCTGATGAAGTTGTAGCAGAAATCCGGCAGTTATACGATCGCGGTGTGCGGAATTTCTGGTTTACCGATGCTCAGTTTATCCCCGCACGCAAATTTATGGATGATGCGGTGGAACTACTTCAGAAAATCGTCGATTCTGGGATGACAGATATTAATTGGGCAGCATATATCCGTGCTGATAACCTGACACCAGAATTATGTGACTTGATGGTGCAAACCGGTATGAATTATTTTGAAATCGGTATCACCAGTGGTTCTCAAGAACTAGTGCGGAAAATGCGTATGGGTTATAATCTCCGCACTGTACTGCAAAACTGCCGCGACTTAAAAGCATCCGGTTTTAATGATTTGGTTTCTGTGAATTATTCTTTTAATGTAATTGACGAGCGTCCTGAAACCATTCGCCAAACCATAGCCTATCATCGGGAGTTGGAGCGAATTTTCGGTGCAGATAAGGTAGAACCCGCGATTTTCTTTATTGGTTTACAACCCCATACCCACCTAGAAGAGTTTGCCTTCAAAGAAAATATCCTCAAACCAGGGTATGATCCGATGAACGTGACTCCTTGGACTGTACAAAAAATGCTGTGGAATCCGGAACCTTTGGGTTCTTTCTTCGGTGAGGTTTGTTTACTAGCTTGGCAACGTAACCCGAATGACTTCGGTAGGGAAGTTATGAATATCTTAGAAGAAAGATTGGGTTGTGCGCAGCTGGAAGAAGCACTGACTGCACCGATTGAGGTGAAGACGAAACAGTTAGCGGGTGTGGTTTAG
- a CDS encoding DUF1830 domain-containing protein has product MAQILDSLPPEQSGKILCCYVNATSKIQVARISNIPNWYFERVVFPGQRLAFEAPREAQLEIHTGMMASAILSDRIPCDRLAISEPSSDDLDTSSDYVDDPSNKKQIVQSISPKTGDTTKPLTIASLASVD; this is encoded by the coding sequence ATGGCTCAAATATTAGATTCCTTACCACCTGAGCAATCGGGAAAGATTCTCTGCTGCTACGTAAATGCCACGAGCAAAATACAGGTGGCTCGCATCTCGAATATTCCTAACTGGTACTTTGAAAGGGTTGTTTTCCCTGGACAAAGACTAGCTTTTGAAGCTCCGAGAGAAGCTCAATTAGAGATTCACACAGGTATGATGGCAAGTGCAATTTTGTCGGATCGAATTCCGTGCGATCGCCTAGCTATTAGCGAACCCAGTAGTGATGATTTAGATACAAGCTCCGACTACGTAGATGATCCTAGTAATAAGAAACAAATTGTGCAATCAATTAGTCCAAAAACCGGAGATACCACAAAACCATTAACAATTGCGAGTTTGGCATCCGTTGATTAA
- a CDS encoding COP23 domain-containing protein: MNQFKSLVYGFVTVGITSFSLSAVILSNPEASWANSTKFKCEKKGKNDYITYAVNTDGRRTPMIRWNSDYFSPEWKPEKRCSDVSRRFQRGYDNGTLRTIITGKINGYPVVCGVPSTSDTCNRNNMLFTLKRGANAKQAVEKLLDRRALSAGKIQNQSSDDTEIHLDFDIYLNNLSPEP; the protein is encoded by the coding sequence ATGAACCAGTTCAAATCGTTGGTTTACGGATTCGTTACCGTGGGAATTACCTCTTTCAGCTTGTCTGCTGTCATCCTCTCAAACCCCGAAGCAAGTTGGGCAAATAGTACCAAGTTTAAATGCGAGAAGAAAGGTAAGAATGACTATATTACCTACGCAGTCAACACGGATGGTCGAAGAACACCAATGATACGCTGGAATAGTGACTATTTTTCTCCTGAATGGAAACCGGAAAAACGCTGTAGTGATGTTTCCCGCAGATTTCAGCGTGGCTACGATAACGGCACTCTCAGAACTATTATTACCGGAAAAATTAATGGATATCCGGTAGTTTGCGGAGTTCCTAGTACGAGTGATACTTGTAATCGAAATAATATGTTATTTACCCTGAAGCGGGGAGCTAATGCCAAGCAAGCAGTGGAAAAACTTTTAGATAGACGGGCTTTATCTGCGGGGAAAATTCAAAATCAAAGCAGCGATGATACTGAGATTCATCTAGATTTTGATATTTATCTCAACAACCTGTCTCCCGAACCCTAA
- a CDS encoding heavy metal translocating P-type ATPase: MLYPKALNQLIQTHSDVFAAVVCALFLLLGWLALHLQWLGIALLLLPVAYVIGGFASAREGLTTLWEEKEFDVDLLMIVAALGAAGLGLWRREYYLIVDGAVLILIFAISGALEGVAMRRTEKSIRSLMSLTPDTARVLRQGKEEEVLISSLQVGEEIVVKPGELIPCDGLILSGLSTINQAAITGESTPVEKTVGDEIYAGTLNGYGALRVKLHQPPESSLIQRVIRLVEQAQQEAPPSQEFMEKLERSYAKVIIITGILLAVVPPVLWRGDWEAAIYRALIFLVVASPCALMAAIMPTLLSGIANGARQGILFKNGSQLERMGKVRAIAFDKTGTLTTGKPEVYQVIPAPGYGEIEVLNLAVSVEIFSEHPIGEAIAREGERLLNVPTAKNIYALPGEGIMGNVDGQLVIVGKLGLIQNKISQIADELKLTSEKLEKSGKTVVWVACGQNIVGLIAIADKIRPEAAMAIAQLKNLGIEEIVMLTGDNRATAETVAQSLGMTQVYAELLPEDKLSIIRRLQGEYGTVAMVGDGINDAPALAQASVGVAMGINGSDVTLDTADIVLMADKLEKIAVAVKLGRRSQSIIKQNIIFALGSVGLLLIANFVANLTMPLGVIGHEGSTVLVTLSGLRLLRRG, from the coding sequence ATGCTCTACCCTAAAGCTTTAAATCAGTTAATACAAACCCATTCCGATGTTTTTGCTGCTGTGGTGTGTGCTTTATTCCTGCTTCTGGGATGGTTAGCTTTACACTTGCAGTGGTTAGGAATAGCTTTACTCCTCCTACCTGTTGCTTATGTCATTGGTGGGTTTGCATCTGCAAGGGAGGGATTGACAACTCTCTGGGAGGAAAAAGAATTTGATGTGGATTTACTGATGATTGTCGCAGCTTTGGGGGCAGCAGGTTTGGGGTTGTGGCGACGGGAATATTATCTGATTGTTGATGGTGCGGTGTTAATTTTGATTTTTGCCATCAGTGGTGCTTTAGAAGGTGTGGCAATGCGTCGCACAGAAAAGAGTATCCGCAGTTTGATGAGTTTAACCCCAGATACGGCGCGGGTGTTACGTCAAGGAAAGGAAGAGGAAGTATTAATTAGCTCATTGCAAGTTGGGGAGGAAATTGTGGTAAAACCAGGGGAATTAATTCCCTGTGATGGGTTGATTTTGTCTGGTTTGAGTACCATCAATCAAGCGGCAATTACGGGGGAATCAACTCCCGTGGAAAAAACTGTCGGGGATGAAATCTATGCAGGTACGTTGAATGGTTACGGTGCTTTGAGGGTGAAACTACACCAACCACCGGAAAGTAGTTTAATTCAACGGGTGATTCGCTTAGTAGAGCAAGCACAGCAGGAAGCACCACCTTCCCAGGAATTTATGGAAAAGTTGGAGCGCAGCTATGCCAAGGTAATTATTATTACCGGAATTTTATTAGCTGTTGTACCACCTGTGCTGTGGCGAGGGGATTGGGAAGCGGCGATTTATCGGGCTTTAATTTTCTTAGTGGTGGCTTCTCCCTGTGCTTTGATGGCAGCAATTATGCCCACTTTGCTATCGGGAATTGCTAATGGGGCAAGGCAGGGGATTTTATTTAAAAATGGTTCTCAGTTGGAAAGGATGGGAAAAGTCAGGGCGATCGCCTTTGATAAAACTGGTACTCTGACTACTGGAAAACCGGAAGTTTATCAAGTCATTCCTGCTCCAGGATACGGTGAAATAGAAGTATTAAATTTGGCTGTATCTGTAGAGATTTTCTCGGAACATCCCATCGGTGAAGCGATCGCTCGTGAAGGGGAAAGATTATTAAATGTTCCCACAGCAAAGAATATTTACGCATTACCAGGGGAAGGGATTATGGGTAATGTGGATGGGCAATTAGTAATTGTGGGTAAGTTAGGTTTGATTCAGAATAAAATTTCCCAGATTGCCGATGAATTAAAGCTGACAAGTGAGAAATTAGAGAAATCTGGTAAAACCGTGGTTTGGGTTGCCTGTGGTCAAAATATTGTGGGGTTGATCGCGATCGCTGATAAAATTCGTCCAGAAGCTGCTATGGCGATCGCGCAATTGAAAAATTTGGGTATAGAAGAAATTGTCATGTTGACGGGGGATAATCGTGCTACTGCGGAAACCGTCGCCCAATCTCTCGGTATGACTCAAGTATATGCAGAGCTATTACCAGAGGATAAACTCAGTATTATCCGTAGGTTACAAGGGGAGTATGGCACTGTGGCAATGGTGGGAGATGGGATTAATGATGCTCCTGCCCTAGCTCAGGCATCGGTGGGTGTTGCCATGGGTATCAACGGTAGTGACGTGACTTTAGATACAGCAGATATTGTTTTGATGGCAGATAAGCTGGAGAAAATTGCCGTAGCAGTGAAATTAGGACGGCGATCGCAGTCTATTATCAAACAAAATATCATTTTTGCCCTAGGTTCCGTTGGTCTGCTGTTAATTGCTAACTTTGTCGCCAATTTAACTATGCCTCTAGGGGTAATTGGGCATGAAGGTTCTACTGTTTTGGTGACATTAAGTGGCTTAAGATTACTCAGACGAGGTTAG
- a CDS encoding (Fe-S)-binding protein, whose protein sequence is MDVLKNANETTANIKNLKGFDSNHPPEPKLIDSCVHCGFCLSTCPSYRVLGKEMDSPRGRIYLMDAINQGEIALNTATVQHFDSCLGCLACVTTCPSGVQYDKLISATRHQVERNYERTLSDKLIRLLIFNLFPNPDLLRLFLVPLFIYQKLGFPRFFQATGLLKKISPRLAAMESILPEITPQSFQNNLPDEISAKGKKRYRVGVILGCVQRLFFSPVNEATVRVLTANGCEVVIPKSQGCCAALPEHQGQTEQAKALARQMIDSFADTNVDYIIINAAGCGHTLKEYGHILADDPNYRKKAEDFVSKVKDAQEFLAMVGLTTQLSPITDKPLTLVYQDACHLLHGQKISVQPRQLLKQIPGITLKEPLDAALCCGSAGVYNMLQPEIAEELGQQKVQNLLNTGATLIASANPGCSLQIRKHLQLQGKDVAVIHPMELLDYAIRGEKIDFPL, encoded by the coding sequence ATGGATGTTTTAAAAAATGCCAACGAGACAACAGCCAATATTAAAAACCTCAAAGGTTTTGATAGCAACCACCCACCAGAGCCTAAATTAATCGATTCCTGTGTCCATTGTGGGTTTTGTCTTTCCACTTGTCCCAGCTATCGAGTCCTAGGTAAAGAAATGGACTCTCCCCGTGGCAGAATTTATTTAATGGATGCCATTAACCAGGGAGAAATTGCCTTAAATACAGCCACAGTTCAGCACTTTGATTCCTGCTTAGGTTGCCTTGCTTGTGTAACTACTTGTCCCTCTGGTGTGCAATATGACAAGCTAATTTCTGCCACCCGCCACCAAGTAGAACGCAACTATGAACGGACTTTGTCTGATAAATTAATTCGTCTACTAATTTTTAATTTATTTCCCAATCCAGACCTTTTAAGACTCTTCCTTGTCCCCCTATTTATCTACCAAAAATTAGGATTTCCCCGCTTTTTTCAAGCCACAGGTTTATTAAAAAAAATCTCTCCCCGTCTCGCAGCAATGGAGTCAATTCTCCCAGAAATTACACCTCAATCTTTCCAAAATAATTTACCAGACGAAATTTCCGCAAAAGGCAAAAAACGCTATCGTGTCGGGGTAATTCTTGGGTGTGTACAGCGTTTATTTTTCTCCCCAGTCAATGAAGCAACAGTTCGTGTACTCACAGCAAATGGTTGTGAAGTAGTCATTCCTAAGTCCCAAGGTTGTTGTGCTGCACTTCCAGAACACCAAGGACAAACTGAGCAAGCAAAAGCCTTAGCAAGACAGATGATTGATAGTTTTGCTGACACCAATGTGGACTATATTATTATCAATGCTGCGGGTTGTGGACATACTTTAAAAGAATATGGTCATATCCTCGCAGATGATCCCAACTACCGCAAGAAAGCCGAGGATTTTGTTAGTAAAGTCAAAGATGCTCAAGAGTTTTTAGCAATGGTTGGTCTGACAACTCAATTATCACCAATTACGGATAAACCCCTCACCCTAGTTTATCAAGATGCTTGTCATTTATTACATGGGCAAAAAATTAGTGTTCAACCACGACAATTATTAAAACAAATCCCTGGAATTACTCTGAAAGAACCTCTAGATGCGGCTCTATGTTGTGGCAGTGCGGGAGTTTATAATATGTTGCAACCGGAAATTGCCGAAGAATTGGGACAGCAAAAAGTCCAGAATTTATTAAATACAGGTGCAACCTTAATTGCATCAGCCAATCCTGGATGCTCTTTACAAATTCGCAAGCATTTACAATTACAAGGAAAGGATGTTGCAGTTATTCATCCGATGGAATTATTGGATTATGCCATTAGGGGAGAGAAAATTGATTTTCCTCTTTGA
- a CDS encoding FAD-binding oxidoreductase: protein MKSVSTNKYQEIFTACASILNPESVITRDNIPWEAPPLSLALTPGIIPSCLVYPQTASQLAEIVTLAHKNQWSILPCGHQSKLSWGGLAKSADIILSTARLNQLVDHAVGDLTITVEAGMKFADLQQILAQKQQFLAIDPIYPESATIGGIIATADTGSWRQRYGSVRDQLLGITFIRSDGEVAKAGGRVVKNVAGYDLMKLFTGSYGTLGVLTQVTFRVYPKLPASLTVMLTGTPSAISQTAATLRNSALTPTQADMIMQDGAIALVTRFQSIPESVEEQGNQVLQLGEKLGLQGTIYRDAEEEKLWQGLRESIHGVGDDSPITCKIGILPSAAIEILTQVDLGVVHIASGLGVLRVRGNDAVREISKWRSLCEQNQGFLSILSAPVAVKQKLDVWGYAGNGLQLMQLIKQQFDSQNIFSPGRFVGGI from the coding sequence ATGAAATCAGTATCTACCAACAAATATCAAGAGATTTTCACTGCTTGTGCATCCATTCTCAATCCTGAAAGCGTGATTACAAGGGACAATATTCCCTGGGAAGCACCACCCCTATCCTTAGCTTTAACTCCCGGAATTATTCCCAGTTGCTTAGTTTATCCTCAAACAGCGTCCCAACTGGCGGAAATTGTCACCCTAGCTCACAAAAATCAATGGAGCATTTTACCCTGTGGTCATCAGAGTAAATTATCCTGGGGCGGCTTGGCGAAAAGTGCGGATATTATTCTCAGTACAGCTAGACTCAACCAACTAGTTGATCACGCTGTCGGTGATTTAACTATTACCGTAGAAGCTGGGATGAAATTCGCCGATTTACAGCAAATTTTAGCCCAGAAGCAGCAATTTCTAGCAATTGACCCAATTTACCCCGAATCTGCCACCATTGGCGGTATCATTGCCACCGCAGATACTGGTTCTTGGCGGCAACGTTATGGTAGTGTTCGCGATCAGCTACTTGGTATTACTTTTATTCGCAGTGATGGAGAAGTCGCAAAAGCTGGTGGTAGGGTAGTCAAAAATGTTGCCGGGTATGACTTAATGAAATTATTTACTGGCTCCTATGGTACTTTAGGAGTATTGACACAGGTAACATTTCGTGTTTACCCCAAGTTGCCTGCATCCTTGACAGTGATGTTAACCGGAACCCCATCAGCAATATCCCAAACCGCAGCAACTCTCAGGAATTCTGCCTTAACACCGACCCAGGCAGATATGATTATGCAAGATGGGGCGATCGCCCTAGTCACCAGATTTCAAAGTATCCCTGAAAGTGTTGAGGAGCAAGGAAACCAGGTATTACAGCTAGGAGAAAAACTTGGTTTGCAAGGAACTATTTATCGGGATGCAGAGGAAGAAAAACTATGGCAAGGATTACGAGAATCAATTCATGGTGTCGGTGATGACTCCCCAATTACCTGCAAAATAGGGATATTACCCAGTGCAGCAATAGAAATACTTACCCAAGTAGATTTAGGAGTGGTTCATATTGCCAGTGGTTTAGGTGTGTTGCGGGTGCGGGGAAATGACGCAGTCAGGGAAATTTCAAAATGGCGATCGCTCTGTGAACAAAATCAAGGTTTTCTCTCGATTTTATCTGCACCAGTCGCAGTCAAACAAAAACTTGATGTCTGGGGTTATGCTGGCAATGGATTACAGCTTATGCAACTAATTAAGCAACAGTTTGACAGCCAAAATATTTTCAGCCCTGGCAGATTTGTGGGAGGAATATAA
- a CDS encoding GAF domain-containing sensor histidine kinase, with product MLNPPDLGFSQKLSLNAFQRLVELWQQMAQTVGNESLVITEAVLARVNVPKKWLSQKFILIASSRFSGLLVGKSQIESSDLLPFFPPEGLLLVDLTFDSQAIASFLTELGDLFPANSSTHETLAVYLAKIQQNDVNLQTEFSLRLFHCLCPLINSHSTASDTAYVDYSVCQPVEAALKKQIDQERLLNQVTTQIRKSMDLSVIMTTSVEQVRNFLEVDRIVIYKFAESNSDNPSLSNYIACIVYEVLAHQNIPSVLHHREENCFTPTNKSWEKYRHGFTLAVDDIEKTYALESCLLDFFRTSKIRSKLAAPIVFEDKLWGLLIAHQCEIPRNWTESEKSLLTSVAEQLAIAIHQAELMRSLTQEKQTLEERVVERTMALHDALVAAEAASRVRSEFLATISHELLTPLTHVIGMSSTLLRWSFGELTPRQRDYLQRIHDSGEHLLEMIHDILELSQIEAGKAVLNITDFSLTDIVHRVIQELTAAAERTQVNLKIDLQILPEGDRFTADVRRVEQILWNLLSNAIKFTPQGGSVTLRVWIEDECAVFQVEDTGIGIPEDQLSELFEKFHQLDTPYRRRYEGTGLGLALTKQLVELHRGRIDVESTVDVGSIFTVWIPMQPNPVLTGE from the coding sequence ATGCTTAATCCTCCTGATTTGGGCTTTTCGCAAAAATTATCTTTAAATGCTTTTCAACGACTTGTTGAATTATGGCAGCAGATGGCTCAAACAGTAGGTAATGAGTCTTTGGTAATTACAGAAGCTGTTCTAGCACGAGTTAATGTACCAAAAAAATGGTTATCGCAGAAATTTATTCTGATTGCTTCTTCCCGGTTTAGTGGGTTGTTGGTGGGTAAATCCCAAATCGAATCCTCTGATTTATTGCCGTTTTTCCCCCCAGAGGGTTTGCTACTGGTAGATTTGACTTTTGACTCCCAGGCGATCGCCAGTTTTTTGACAGAATTGGGTGATTTATTTCCAGCAAATTCCTCTACCCATGAAACACTGGCAGTTTATCTGGCAAAAATTCAGCAAAATGATGTCAATTTACAAACGGAATTTTCCCTGAGGCTATTCCATTGTCTTTGCCCCCTGATTAATTCCCACTCTACAGCCTCTGATACCGCCTATGTCGATTATTCAGTTTGTCAACCTGTAGAAGCAGCATTAAAAAAACAAATTGATCAGGAAAGACTTTTAAATCAAGTCACGACACAAATTCGTAAAAGTATGGATTTGTCTGTGATTATGACAACCTCTGTCGAGCAGGTACGAAACTTTCTGGAAGTCGATCGCATCGTCATTTATAAATTTGCCGAGTCTAATAGCGACAACCCTTCATTATCTAACTATATAGCTTGTATTGTCTACGAGGTTTTGGCACACCAAAATATACCCTCAGTCTTACATCATCGAGAAGAAAATTGTTTTACTCCCACAAATAAATCTTGGGAAAAATATCGTCATGGTTTTACTCTAGCTGTGGATGATATTGAAAAAACCTATGCTTTGGAATCCTGTCTCCTAGATTTTTTTCGCACTAGCAAAATTCGCTCCAAGTTAGCAGCACCCATTGTCTTTGAAGATAAACTCTGGGGATTATTAATTGCTCACCAATGTGAGATTCCCCGGAATTGGACAGAAAGTGAAAAAAGTTTACTCACCTCCGTTGCTGAACAATTGGCGATCGCCATTCACCAAGCAGAATTAATGCGATCGCTCACCCAGGAAAAACAAACCCTAGAAGAACGTGTAGTCGAAAGAACCATGGCATTACATGATGCTTTGGTGGCAGCAGAAGCCGCCAGTCGTGTACGTAGTGAGTTCTTAGCCACAATTAGCCATGAATTATTAACTCCGTTAACCCACGTAATTGGGATGTCTTCTACATTACTGCGTTGGTCTTTTGGAGAGCTAACCCCCCGACAGCGAGATTATTTGCAGCGTATCCACGACAGTGGGGAACACCTCCTGGAAATGATTCATGACATCCTGGAACTGTCGCAAATTGAAGCAGGGAAAGCAGTGCTAAATATTACAGATTTTTCCCTGACTGATATTGTTCACAGGGTTATCCAAGAGTTGACAGCTGCTGCGGAACGTACCCAAGTAAATTTAAAAATTGATTTACAGATTTTACCAGAGGGCGATCGCTTTACTGCGGATGTGAGAAGAGTGGAACAAATCCTCTGGAACCTCCTGAGCAACGCGATTAAATTTACCCCCCAAGGTGGTAGTGTGACATTACGGGTGTGGATAGAGGATGAATGTGCAGTCTTTCAAGTTGAGGATACAGGTATTGGTATCCCTGAAGACCAACTATCAGAACTGTTTGAAAAGTTTCATCAGCTCGACACACCTTACCGTCGTCGCTATGAAGGTACAGGACTAGGTTTAGCCCTAACTAAACAATTAGTCGAACTACACCGTGGTCGTATAGATGTGGAATCTACGGTAGATGTTGGTTCTATTTTTACGGTTTGGATACCAATGCAACCAAATCCTGTCTTGACTGGGGAATGA